Below is a genomic region from Actinoallomurus bryophytorum.
CTGGTTCTGTGGTGAAGGGGATCACCGTTTTGACTTCCCTGTCGGTGATGCCGGAACGTGCTATCTATCGACCTCTGAGTTAGGCGCCGCTATTGAGGTTATTGGGCGTTCTAGTGGTCGTTTTGAAATCAAAGAGCGAAGGCTGGCGACGCTTAATGTCAGAGATCCTCTTGTAGTACTGGACTTGACTTCTTATCGAAATCCGACAAGCGGCGGCTTGATTAATAGTATCCTTTGTCGGCAAAAGTTGATCTCGGGTAGGCCATCCTATATTGTTAGTCAGAGTTTTGCTCACTTTGTATTTGGGAATAACATTTCAGGAATCAAATGGCTATCCTGGAGGGATCCCGAATATCGGTCCGAAAACTTAGCGATTTTTCGCTCTGAGGCTGGCGCTGATGACGGCACATTCTTTGATATAACGTGCACGGCTGATATTAAGCGGACACTTATCGAAAAAGCAATTTGAAGGATCAAATATCGCGATGATGGTGGCGGGTAGAGCAGTCCGACGTACTGATGCGTCCGATCACGGAGTCGGCCACCGAGCCGACAACTGACTCGGCCGCACAGCGGGCCACCGATCTGATCGCGGAATCCGCTACGGAACCGGACCATGGGCGTTCCTTGTTGACGGATAGATTCTCGTCGGCGAAGAACCCTCGGCGCTCGAACGTCACCGCGCCGATTCCCGCCACGACACGCCCCACCTCGGCGCCGAGATCAGCCAGGGACCCCTCGCTGAACTCAAGGCCGGAAAGCACACGGCTGAGCGGCGTCCCCGCCACGTACTCCAGGACCATGGCCGGGCGAGCACCATCGCCGGACGCCATGACGAGCAGCGTCTGCGGGACGGGTACATGCCGAGAAGCCGCCGCCATGACCGCGGCTTCGACGGCCGGGGCCGCGCCACCGAGCCGTACGACGACCTGGCCATCGGTCAGCGTTAGCAGGCACGTCTCATGCGAGAAGCCGCCCGCCAACCTTGATGTTCCCAGCACAGCGCTGCCAAGCGCCGCAGCAATGCCGTGAATCTCCTCTGGCCGCATCGGCCCAGTCTGGTGCCACCAAGCCGTACGGCGGACCCCGAACTCCAATAGCGGCGTAGCGCAGTTCCGGACCAGCGCCATTCGGCGAAGGTTGTCGGCGTCGTATGGAACACT
It encodes:
- a CDS encoding RES family NAD+ phosphorylase — encoded protein: MNLWREIDLAAFPLTTLKPQMPLYRIYPRRWPLSGISSAVSEPGIPGWFCGEGDHRFDFPVGDAGTCYLSTSELGAAIEVIGRSSGRFEIKERRLATLNVRDPLVVLDLTSYRNPTSGGLINSILCRQKLISGRPSYIVSQSFAHFVFGNNISGIKWLSWRDPEYRSENLAIFRSEAGADDGTFFDITCTADIKRTLIEKAI
- a CDS encoding phosphotransferase encodes the protein MRPEEIHGIAAALGSAVLGTSRLAGGFSHETCLLTLTDGQVVVRLGGAAPAVEAAVMAAASRHVPVPQTLLVMASGDGARPAMVLEYVAGTPLSRVLSGLEFSEGSLADLGAEVGRVVAGIGAVTFERRGFFADENLSVNKERPWSGSVADSAIRSVARCAAESVVGSVADSVIGRISTSDCSTRHHHRDI